From Meiothermus sp., a single genomic window includes:
- a CDS encoding Uma2 family endonuclease — MGAAQLVRSLSFEEYLALEEKARRKHELVDGVLYAMAGASELHNLIAGNVFFRLRQQAQGKPCRVFMSDMKLRVDAFTSYYPDVMVVCEPDQADYYKERPCLVVEVMSRSTEATDRREKLAKYRQIPSLRAYVLVDSLSRRVEAYYREGPNWLYLDVVGTGSVPIPCPEMHLSLDEVYEGLDVPLERPKDES, encoded by the coding sequence ATGGGGGCGGCTCAGTTGGTGCGTTCGCTCAGTTTTGAGGAGTACCTGGCCCTGGAGGAAAAAGCCCGGCGCAAGCACGAGCTGGTGGATGGGGTGCTGTATGCCATGGCGGGGGCCTCGGAATTACATAATTTGATAGCTGGAAACGTTTTCTTTCGTTTGAGGCAACAAGCCCAAGGAAAACCTTGTCGGGTTTTCATGAGCGACATGAAGCTGCGGGTAGACGCCTTTACTAGCTACTACCCCGATGTGATGGTGGTGTGCGAACCGGACCAGGCCGACTACTACAAAGAGCGGCCCTGTCTGGTGGTGGAGGTAATGTCACGTTCTACCGAGGCCACCGACCGGCGGGAAAAGCTCGCCAAATACCGCCAGATCCCCAGCCTGCGGGCCTATGTGCTGGTGGACTCGCTCTCGCGCCGGGTAGAGGCCTACTACCGCGAAGGCCCCAACTGGCTCTACCTGGATGTGGTGGGGACAGGCAGTGTCCCCATTCCCTGCCCGGAGATGCACCTGAGCCTGGACGAGGTGTACGAGGGCTTGGACGTGCCCCTCGAGCGCCCCAAAGACGAGTCTTGA
- a CDS encoding rhomboid family intramembrane serine protease has translation MFPLHDINRAHRRPYVLYLLVALNLLGFFYTYFLTDPAYVIQTYGFVPARFGADVWGEWPTLFSSMFLHGSLLHILGNLWFLWVFGDNIEDRLGHGRFLLFYLLGGVAAALIQGLVSGFSSDTPMIGASGAISALLGAYIVLYPRALILSLIGWIPVPIPAVLYLGYWLLIQFVGDFMGEEGIAFWAHIGGFLAGVVLIRWFEGGSKTQLSNRQGRPDK, from the coding sequence ATGTTCCCGCTGCACGACATCAACCGGGCCCACCGCCGCCCCTACGTGCTATACCTGCTGGTAGCCCTGAACCTGCTGGGCTTTTTCTACACCTACTTCCTCACCGACCCCGCCTACGTCATCCAGACCTATGGCTTTGTGCCGGCCCGCTTCGGGGCCGATGTATGGGGCGAGTGGCCCACCCTTTTCAGCAGCATGTTTTTGCACGGGAGCCTGTTGCATATCCTGGGCAACCTGTGGTTTTTGTGGGTGTTTGGCGACAACATCGAAGACCGCCTGGGTCACGGGCGGTTTTTGCTCTTCTACCTGCTGGGAGGGGTTGCAGCAGCCCTGATCCAGGGTTTGGTGAGCGGCTTTTCCAGCGACACCCCCATGATTGGCGCCTCGGGGGCCATCTCGGCCTTGTTGGGCGCCTACATTGTGCTCTATCCCCGCGCCCTGATTCTTTCCCTCATCGGCTGGATTCCCGTGCCCATCCCGGCAGTGCTCTACCTGGGCTACTGGCTCCTGATCCAGTTTGTAGGCGACTTTATGGGTGAGGAGGGCATCGCCTTCTGGGCCCACATTGGGGGGTTTCTGGCCGGGGTAGTGCTGATTCGGTGGTTTGAGGGGGGCAGCAAAACCCAGTTGTCTAACCGCCAGGGTAGGCCTGACAAGTGA
- a CDS encoding type II secretion system protein has protein sequence MRDSTFDRGFTLIELLIVIAIIGILSAVLIPTLLSARTSANKKAVQLHSANVYKAVMAILAENPQLSASSIASAAEPLCLSPTTAITVESQTYHYGWTTPPSAAASCTIGLSAGNDGFIVTVTGNSQAGNAISINGQSP, from the coding sequence ATGCGCGATTCCACTTTTGACAGGGGCTTTACCTTGATCGAGCTGCTGATCGTGATTGCCATTATTGGTATCCTATCTGCTGTTTTGATTCCCACTTTGCTTTCGGCCCGCACCTCAGCCAACAAAAAAGCCGTTCAGCTCCATAGTGCAAATGTGTATAAAGCAGTGATGGCCATTCTGGCAGAAAATCCCCAGCTATCGGCAAGTAGCATTGCCAGTGCAGCTGAGCCCCTTTGTCTTAGCCCTACTACTGCAATCACGGTAGAAAGCCAAACATACCACTATGGCTGGACTACACCACCCTCTGCAGCTGCAAGCTGCACAATCGGTCTTAGTGCCGGAAACGATGGCTTTATTGTCACAGTGACCGGAAATAGCCAAGCTGGTAATGCTATCTCGATCAATGGTCAGAGCCCGTAG
- a CDS encoding type II secretion system protein: MKKSGFTLIELLIVIAIIGILAAVLIPNLLAARTSANKRAIQAHSANVYKALNAALAENNAATVANIVANNGDCKAAKTSIALGGSLGTAPYGWSAAPGAVDTCVVTDGGGDFVVTVTGDASTGGYVSINGR; the protein is encoded by the coding sequence ATGAAGAAATCCGGTTTTACCCTGATCGAGCTGTTGATTGTGATCGCCATTATTGGCATCCTGGCTGCGGTGCTCATCCCCAACCTGTTGGCTGCCCGTACCTCTGCTAACAAGCGCGCTATCCAGGCACACTCGGCCAACGTGTACAAGGCGCTCAACGCTGCTCTGGCCGAAAACAACGCTGCTACGGTTGCCAACATCGTAGCTAACAACGGTGACTGCAAAGCTGCCAAGACCAGCATTGCCCTGGGTGGATCTCTTGGCACCGCTCCTTATGGATGGAGCGCTGCTCCAGGTGCTGTAGATACCTGTGTGGTCACCGATGGTGGGGGCGACTTTGTTGTAACCGTGACGGGCGATGCCAGCACGGGCGGCTACGTATCCATAAACGGGCGCTAA
- a CDS encoding Hsp20/alpha crystallin family protein translates to MIRYNPFREIEQLQNALLRNFFTPTGESANTPLVDALEDAQGIHLAVYLPGVEPNQVEVTTENNTLTIRAERPFSKPENANQWRLEGPYGKFERSFVIPNTYDLSKIQATFKHGILYLDIPKAEAAQPRRIEVRVNS, encoded by the coding sequence ATGATTCGATACAACCCTTTCCGTGAGATTGAACAACTGCAAAACGCCCTGCTGCGCAACTTCTTCACCCCCACCGGCGAAAGCGCCAACACCCCCTTGGTAGACGCCCTCGAGGATGCCCAGGGTATTCATCTGGCGGTGTATCTGCCCGGCGTAGAGCCCAACCAGGTCGAGGTGACCACCGAGAACAACACCCTCACCATCCGGGCCGAACGGCCTTTCAGCAAGCCCGAAAACGCCAACCAGTGGCGGCTCGAGGGCCCCTACGGCAAGTTCGAGCGCAGCTTCGTGATCCCCAACACCTACGACCTCTCCAAGATCCAAGCCACCTTCAAACACGGTATCCTCTACCTCGACATCCCCAAAGCCGAAGCGGCCCAGCCGCGCCGCATTGAGGTGCGGGTCAACTCCTAA
- the trxA gene encoding thioredoxin has product MTNAEKIVTCPHCGAKNRLGTPPAGQVPVCGACKKPLPWLVEANAGLTSELSAGVPVLVDFWAEWCGPCRIIAPVLEEIAREYAGKLKVVKLNVDHHPLAQSAYQVQGIPTLILFKNGQPVERIVGAVPKHVLKQKLQPHL; this is encoded by the coding sequence ATGACCAACGCAGAAAAAATCGTAACCTGTCCCCACTGTGGGGCCAAAAACCGCCTGGGCACCCCCCCGGCGGGCCAGGTTCCGGTCTGCGGGGCCTGCAAGAAACCCCTCCCCTGGCTGGTTGAGGCCAACGCCGGGCTTACTTCCGAGCTCTCGGCCGGCGTACCGGTACTGGTAGACTTCTGGGCCGAGTGGTGTGGGCCCTGCCGCATCATTGCGCCGGTGCTCGAGGAAATCGCCCGCGAGTACGCGGGCAAGCTCAAGGTGGTCAAGCTCAATGTAGACCACCACCCCCTGGCCCAGAGCGCCTACCAGGTGCAGGGCATCCCCACCCTGATTCTGTTCAAAAACGGCCAGCCGGTTGAGCGCATTGTGGGTGCAGTACCCAAGCACGTGTTGAAGCAAAAGCTACAACCCCACCTGTAG